One window of the Falco biarmicus isolate bFalBia1 chromosome 2, bFalBia1.pri, whole genome shotgun sequence genome contains the following:
- the RPS11 gene encoding 40S ribosomal protein S11, protein MADTQTERAYQKQPTIFQNKKRVLLGEGGKEKLPRYYKNIGLGFKTPKEAIEGTYIDKKCPFTGNVSIRGRILSGVVTKMKMQRTIVIRRDYLHYIRKYNRFEKRHKNMSVHLSPCFRDVQIGDIVTVGECRPLSKTVRFNVLKVTKAAGTKKQFQKF, encoded by the exons ATGGCGGACACGCAG ACCGAACGGGCCTACCAGAAGCAGCCCACCATCTTCCAGAACAAAAAGCGGGTGCTGCTGGGCGAAGGTGGCAAGGAGAAGCTACCCCGATACTACAAAAACATCGGCCTCGGCTTCAAGACTCCCAAGGAG gCGATTGAGGGCACTTACATCGACAAGAAGTGTCCCTTCACTGGTAATGTCTCTATCCGTGGCCGAATCCTGTCAG GTGTGGTTACTAAGATGAAGATGCAGCGCACCATTGTCATCCGTCGGGACTACCTGCATTACATCCGCAAGTACAACCGCTTCGAGAAGCGCCACAAGAACATGTCTGTGCATCTCTCCCCCTGCTTCAG GGATGTCCAGATTGGAGATATTGTCACCGTGGGAGAGTGTCGTCCCCTCAGCAAGACTGTCCGGTTCAATGTCCTCAAAGTCACAAAGGCTGCTGGTACCAAGAAGCAATTccagaagttttaa